GCCTCGATGTGTTTGGCAGCACCTTCACGCGAGGTAAAGATACCGGTGCACTCCATGACCAGATCAACGTTCAGCTCTTTCCAGGGCAACTGAGCCGGATCCTTTTCGGCCAGGATACGGATCCTGTCACCATCGACACTCAGACTGTCGTTGTCATGGCTGACGGGAAAATTGAAGTGCCCGTGTGTGCTGTCATGTTCCAGCAGATGCGCATTGAGGGCCGGATCGCCCAGATCATTGATGGCCACCACTTCCATGCGATCGCGATAGCCGTTTTCGTAGAGAGCACGGAAGGTATTCCGACCGATGCGGCCGAAACCGTTGATGGCAACACGTAAGGTCATTGCTGTTTCCTCCTGCGACTGGATGGAAAAGGACATGTTCGGGAGTCATCCCGGGTCTGTCGGAAAACCGGTTCTGCCAATGACATGGGGACGATGATGGAAGATTACTACATCCTGGACGTCGATACCGGCCGAATCCAGGGGTCGTACCGATAATTAACGCGCCCACCCCTGAGACAGCCGCTTCGGCCGACGGTTTCCTCCTGCTGCAGACCCCCTTCGAACCCTGTTGCCCCAGTCTGGTCGTTTCGCGGCCACCTCGCCAGTCCCGAACGCCCGTTCCCATATCGTGACGCCCGGCAACCTTCTCCGCTAAAGTATGCATGATATCGACCATGCGCCGACCTGCGTGGTCTGCAACACGGCCCCTTTGCCCGTTTCGGGTCCCGGTAATCAACGAGGCACAGCGCCTGCCATTCGGCACGCTATGCTCATGGCCCGTTCGCTGCGGCCCGTCGCGCACTCAGTACAAGCATGACCAACGTCAGGAGATCAACCCAATGACACGACCCGCTCTGGTCGGCGATATCGGTGGCACCAATGCCCGTTTCGCGCTGGTGACACCCGGAGAATTCGACCTGCACGACATCGAGACCCTGCCGTGCGCCGATTTCTCCAATCTCGACGAAGCGGTCCGCGCCTACCTCGACAAGGTTGGTAGCAAGGCACCCAAAGAAGCCTGCCTGGCTTTCGCCTGCCCGGTGCATGAAGATGAAGTGAAAATGACCAACAACCCCTGGCATTTTCGCAAGTCGACCATGAAAAAGACGCTCGGTCTGAACAATTTCAAGGCCATCAACGACTTTACCGCCATGGCGCTGGGCTTGCCGCATATTGCCGAAGACGATCTGGTCAAGATTGGTGAAGGCGGCAGCGAAGCCGGACGCGCCCGACTGGTCATCGGCCCCGGTACCGGCCTTGGTCTCGCTGGCCTTGCGCCCAGTCAGCGTTTCTGGATCCCCCTTTCCGCCGAGGGTGGGCATGCCAGCTTTGCGCCGACCGACGACACCGAGATTCACCTGCTCAAATGGTTTCAAAAGCGTTATGGTCGCGTTTCGATCGAGCGCATGCTTTGCGGTCAGGGACTGCTCGACACCTATCAGGCGCTATGCGAATTCGAGGACGAAAAGGCCGTGCTGGAGACCCCTTCAGCCGTCTCCGAAGCGGCCGGTCAGGGCGATAAAAACGCTCATCGTGCCATCATGCGATTTTGCAAGATGCTGGGCGATGTGACCGGCGATGTGACCCTGACCCTGGGCGCTCGCGGCGGCGTCTACCTCTGCGGCGGCATTCTGCCCAAGAATCTTGAATTCCTGCAGCACAGCGATTTCCGCAAGGCCTTTACCAACAAGGGACGCATGGAGCACTACAATGCTTCCATCGCCACCTGGGTGGTGACTGCCGAATGGACCGGTCTGCTGGGGGCCGCCGAGGCCCTGCACAACGAGGAGGTATCATGATCCCCGAAGCTCTGCGTCAGGCGCTCGATGAAACCCGTGGTCGCCGTGATGCCCGTTGGGCCGATCGCAGCGTCCTGCTGATCAACGAGTCATGGGGAGAGCTGGCCCTCTCACGCCATGGGGGCCATCTGCTGCATTTTGCACCGCGAGACCAGCGCGATTGGCTATGGACCGGTTCCATACCCAAGGCGCCACCTGGTGCCATTCGCGGCGGCATTCCGTTGTGCTGGCCCTGGTTCGGGGATCCGGAAGACGGTCAGGGGCCGGCACACGGCACTGCCCGTACCGCCGAGTGGCAGATCGAAGCGGTGGATGACGCCGAGGATGGTGTCGAAATACATCTCTTCCCCGAACAGCGCCTCGATGAGCAACTCTCACCACGTCTGGTGATTCACGCCAATGCACGCCGACTGGCGCTGGAACTGATGACCGAGCATGATGGTGAAACACCGACGCGTCTGACCCAGGCATTGCACAGTTATTTTGATGTTGCCGATACGTATGCCTGTCGCGTCGAAGGGCTATCGGGAGCGCGCTATATCGATAAGCTCGATGGTTTCACCGAGCATGACCAGGTGGGAGAACTCGGGATTCGTGGCGCACTCGATCGCATCTACCATTCCAGCCGCCCGCTGGTGCTCGATGACGGTCAAAGGCGCCTGCGTATCGCGAAAAATGGCAGCGACTCCAGCGTAGTCTGGCATCCGGGAACGCCGCCGCCCGGTGATGTCGCTGCCGAGGAGCTTGATCGCTTTTTGTGTGTCGAAGCCGCCTGCACACACCTCGATCCTGTCTGGCTGGCACCGGGTGCCCAGCACCGCCTCTCCCTGCATGTCTCCCTGGCTGACGAGTGAGTGCGCCATGAGTGTGTTTGATGCGCCCCTGATCATGGGCATGAGAAATCTGCCCGGCAATGACCGGCTCAACTCGCCCCGCCATCTTGCTGACTGGATCGAGGCTCGTCTCGACGAGGGCCTTTGCTGGTTCGATCATGCCGATATCTATGGCGCCACTCGCGGTGGTGATCGTGCAGGGGAACGCCTGTTTGGTGAGGCACTTGCCCAGCGTCCGGCGCTGGCCTCTCGGGTGCGCATCATCACCAAGATCGGTATCGTGCCGGCGCATATCGATGATTCCCCGTGGCAGGTCAAACACTACGCAACCGATCCCCCCTATCTCGAATACTCGATCGATGCCGCCCTGAAACGACTCAACGTTGACCATATCGACCTGCTGCTGCTGCATCGTCCCGATCCGCTGAGCGATATCGATGCCGTTGCCGCAACGCTCGACGGCGCCATTGAGGATGGACGTCTTGGTAACGTGGGCGTGGCCAATCACATGCCGGCCCAGTGGCGTCGTTTGCAAGCCGCTCTGCGTCACCCGCTGGCTGGCCATCAGATCGAACTATCGATTGCCCGTTCACAGCTGCTGTTCGATGGCCTGTGGGATGCCATGCGCCTCGATAACCTGCCTGGCATGGCCTGGTCGCCACTATGTGGTGGTCGCCTGTTCGAAAATCAGCTCGGTCATCTGCTCGGTCAAATGGCCAACGATTACGGCGCTACGCCGGCTGGTGTGGCCCTTGCCTGGCTCCGACGCATTCCGCATGGCCCTGTCCCGGTCGTGGGCACACTACGACCTTCGCGACTGCGTGCCATGCATGACGATGCCGGACTGGAGCTGACGCGTACCGAGTGGTTTGCCCTGCTGGAAGCCGCCCGCGCCTGTCGGGTGCCCTGACGCCCTCCTGCCCTGCCCGGGCCTGAAGCCAAAAAAAGCCCATCCGACAGGATGGGCAAAGTCAACAGCCTGGGCTGTCGAGAGAGAGAGGGCGATCGTCACCGAATGACGACCGTCGACGGGTTCAGCCGCCGATATCTCGCATGGTTTCTTCGGCCAGCGCACGAATGGCGCCCCAGTCCGCACGCTCGATCAGTTCGGCGGGCATGACCCATGAACCACCTACACACATCACGTTGCGCAACTTCAGATAATTGGCCGCATTATCCGGTGTAATCCCACCAGTGGGACAGAACTGTGCATCCCGCAGTGGTCCTGCGAATGCCTTGAGGGCGGCTACGCCACCACAGGCTTCAGCCGGAAAGAACTTGAAGCGTCGATAGCCATACTGCCAGCCGGTCAGCGCCTCGGTCATGGTGGCAATGCCGGGAAGCAGAGGTACCGGACTACGCGTACCGTATTCATAGAGCTGCTCGGTGGTGCCCGGCGTAACCACGAAATCGACCCCGGCCTCTTCAGCCTGACGGTACTGCCCGAGCGTAATGACAGTACCGGCGCCGATGCTGGCCTCCGGCAGGGCATCACGCAGGCGATGCAGGGCCTGCAGGGCGCAGTCGGTCCGCAGGGTGACTTCGAGCGTGGTCAGCCCGCCTTCATAAAGCGCCCGACACAGGGGTACGGCGTCTTCCAGATTGTGAATGGTCAGCACCGGAATCAGCGGCACCCGATAGCAGATGCTATCGATCTCACTGGTTCGCGTGGCCGGCAGTTGTCTATCCGTGGTCATTGGCAGCCTCCTTACGCCCGGGGATTTCCCTCAGGGCGCCCAGTAGAGGGCGATCGCCTCGCCCAGAAAGGCCCGAATCGGTAGCTCACGGGCATCTTCACCGCCAAAGGCTCGCGCAAACATGGCACGCTTGTCATCGCCGGCGATGTGCAGAAAGTGGCGACGCGCCTGTATGAGACGATGCCGGGAGAGCGAAATGCGCCCTTGCGAGACACTCGGCGCGTGTACAGCCAGTGCCACCGCTTCGGTGGTCAGCCCTTCTTCCAGCTGCGGGCTGTCGGGGAACAGCGAGGCCGTATGACCATCACCCCCCATACCAAGGATGACGGCACTGGCCGGCCAGCTCAGGGCTGCAATGCGCTCACTGACTTCATGAACACCTGCTTCGGGCGCGTCGTCTGCGGTCGTCAGGGTATGATAACTGGCCGCCGCCGCCGGACCGGTCAGCAAATGCTTGCGCACCAGCTGTTCGTTGCTGTCCTTGTGATCGGAAGCCACCCAACGCTCATCGGCCAGTGTGATATCCACGCGTGACCAGTCGAGTTCGCGCCCGGCCAGTGCCTCGAAAAAAGGCACCGGTGTCGAACCGCCGGACACCACCAGCAGCGCACGCGACTGCTGTGCCAGGTCCTCGCGCAATGCTTCGGCTACAGCTTCGGCCAGCGCCTGTGCCAGCCGGGTGCGTTCATCCTGCATCTCAGTAGTCTTCATACCAGGACCTTCCATCCTGAGTGATCATGGCAATCGAGGAGACCGGGCCCCAGGACCCCGCCGGATAACGCTTGGGCGGCATATCCCTGGCTTCCCAGCCGGCAATGAGCGTGTCGACCCAGCGCCAGGCATACTCGATCTCGTCACGACGAACGAACAGATACTGCTGCCCTTTCATCACCTCAAGCAGCAATCGCTCGTAGGCATCGGGAATTCGCGTGCTCGGAAAGGCCTGGTGGAAGTCCAGATGCAACGGTCCCGTGCGCAGGCGCATCCCCTTGTCCAGTCCACTGTCCTTGGTCAGCACCTGCAGCGCAATGCCTTCATCGGGCTGCAAGCGGATGATCAGCTTGTTGGAGGCCATGCCGCGCTGATCCGGATCAAAGATATAGTGCGACTGCTGCCGGAAGTGGATGACGATCTGGGAGAGCTTTTCCGGCATCCGCTTGCCGGTGCGCAGATAAAATGGCACGCCGGCCCAGCGCCAGTTGGAGACTTCGGTCTTGAAGGCCACGAAGGTTTCGGTACGCGAATCGGTATTGGCGCCCTCTTCCTCGAGATAGCCCGGCACCTGCTTGCCACCGCTGGTGCCGGCCACGTACTGACCGCGGACCACGTCGGTATTGAGCCGTTCGCCCTCGATCGGCCGCAGCGCCTTGAGGACCTTGACCTTCTCATCACGGATACTGTCGGCATCAAGATTGGACGGCGGGTCCATGGCGATCATGCACAGCAGTTGCA
This DNA window, taken from Kushneria phosphatilytica, encodes the following:
- the glk gene encoding glucokinase, coding for MTRPALVGDIGGTNARFALVTPGEFDLHDIETLPCADFSNLDEAVRAYLDKVGSKAPKEACLAFACPVHEDEVKMTNNPWHFRKSTMKKTLGLNNFKAINDFTAMALGLPHIAEDDLVKIGEGGSEAGRARLVIGPGTGLGLAGLAPSQRFWIPLSAEGGHASFAPTDDTEIHLLKWFQKRYGRVSIERMLCGQGLLDTYQALCEFEDEKAVLETPSAVSEAAGQGDKNAHRAIMRFCKMLGDVTGDVTLTLGARGGVYLCGGILPKNLEFLQHSDFRKAFTNKGRMEHYNASIATWVVTAEWTGLLGAAEALHNEEVS
- a CDS encoding D-hexose-6-phosphate mutarotase, with the translated sequence MIPEALRQALDETRGRRDARWADRSVLLINESWGELALSRHGGHLLHFAPRDQRDWLWTGSIPKAPPGAIRGGIPLCWPWFGDPEDGQGPAHGTARTAEWQIEAVDDAEDGVEIHLFPEQRLDEQLSPRLVIHANARRLALELMTEHDGETPTRLTQALHSYFDVADTYACRVEGLSGARYIDKLDGFTEHDQVGELGIRGALDRIYHSSRPLVLDDGQRRLRIAKNGSDSSVVWHPGTPPPGDVAAEELDRFLCVEAACTHLDPVWLAPGAQHRLSLHVSLADE
- a CDS encoding aldo/keto reductase, with the protein product MSVFDAPLIMGMRNLPGNDRLNSPRHLADWIEARLDEGLCWFDHADIYGATRGGDRAGERLFGEALAQRPALASRVRIITKIGIVPAHIDDSPWQVKHYATDPPYLEYSIDAALKRLNVDHIDLLLLHRPDPLSDIDAVAATLDGAIEDGRLGNVGVANHMPAQWRRLQAALRHPLAGHQIELSIARSQLLFDGLWDAMRLDNLPGMAWSPLCGGRLFENQLGHLLGQMANDYGATPAGVALAWLRRIPHGPVPVVGTLRPSRLRAMHDDAGLELTRTEWFALLEAARACRVP
- a CDS encoding bifunctional 4-hydroxy-2-oxoglutarate aldolase/2-dehydro-3-deoxy-phosphogluconate aldolase, with the translated sequence MTTDRQLPATRTSEIDSICYRVPLIPVLTIHNLEDAVPLCRALYEGGLTTLEVTLRTDCALQALHRLRDALPEASIGAGTVITLGQYRQAEEAGVDFVVTPGTTEQLYEYGTRSPVPLLPGIATMTEALTGWQYGYRRFKFFPAEACGGVAALKAFAGPLRDAQFCPTGGITPDNAANYLKLRNVMCVGGSWVMPAELIERADWGAIRALAEETMRDIGG
- the pgl gene encoding 6-phosphogluconolactonase; the encoded protein is MKTTEMQDERTRLAQALAEAVAEALREDLAQQSRALLVVSGGSTPVPFFEALAGRELDWSRVDITLADERWVASDHKDSNEQLVRKHLLTGPAAAASYHTLTTADDAPEAGVHEVSERIAALSWPASAVILGMGGDGHTASLFPDSPQLEEGLTTEAVALAVHAPSVSQGRISLSRHRLIQARRHFLHIAGDDKRAMFARAFGGEDARELPIRAFLGEAIALYWAP
- the zwf gene encoding glucose-6-phosphate dehydrogenase, which gives rise to MSDGTTPAVDVALFGALGDLALRKLYVALYHLDREGLMHEDTRILGLARQEYDIDAFRARVRDALENRVPNEERTQEVLTRFLDRLAYIQLEFDAPEGYRQISQWHGRNPNPLTVYLSVPARLYGDICSNLSKANCLDSESRVVVEKPLGYDLESSQEINDAIGAVFDESRIYRIDHYLGKETVQNLLALRFANPLFGNQWNQNHVSHVEITVAETVGIEGRWGYFDQAGQLRDMVQNHLMQLLCMIAMDPPSNLDADSIRDEKVKVLKALRPIEGERLNTDVVRGQYVAGTSGGKQVPGYLEEEGANTDSRTETFVAFKTEVSNWRWAGVPFYLRTGKRMPEKLSQIVIHFRQQSHYIFDPDQRGMASNKLIIRLQPDEGIALQVLTKDSGLDKGMRLRTGPLHLDFHQAFPSTRIPDAYERLLLEVMKGQQYLFVRRDEIEYAWRWVDTLIAGWEARDMPPKRYPAGSWGPVSSIAMITQDGRSWYEDY